One stretch of Tepiditoga spiralis DNA includes these proteins:
- a CDS encoding lipopolysaccharide biosynthesis protein codes for MNGKEENKKDFLKRLAGFSIGPIVGALLGFISVPIQTWLIDPSQLGKTAMYSMAFGLTSLFIYLGIDQSFVREYNVEKDKKNLLWNSFLIPFIFSIIIMFVYIFFYESISKLLFNSIERYIIRILAFSLPFAVVFRFNTLIIRMKEKARLFSFIQITNRLIGLILLIIILLFFNKNFKGIIQAQFYTLILSAVITTFINIDDWKYKFKLNKVLVKKIVLFGLPLIPTSIMMWILNSMDKIALRTWADFNSIGLYSAAFKIAGIVGIVQQAFATFWAPTVYRWYENNVSTKKYEMVSNKLNSILTTLFAFIVLFKNQIIMILSPEYKSAAIIVPFLMFYPIMYTLSETTQMGIGFTRKTHYNILITIVASGMNVVGNFILVPKYGAVGASVSTGLSYIVFFWLRTFISRFLWKKFDIKKHAISIFLMIIMAFFSVIYNNFFIDLFLFMIIIVYNIKDILWGFSLIKGILIKNKK; via the coding sequence GTGAATGGTAAAGAAGAAAATAAAAAAGATTTTTTAAAAAGATTGGCAGGATTTTCAATAGGGCCAATTGTTGGTGCTTTGTTAGGGTTTATAAGCGTTCCCATTCAAACGTGGTTGATTGATCCTTCTCAATTGGGAAAGACTGCTATGTATTCCATGGCTTTTGGATTGACTTCTTTGTTTATTTATCTTGGAATTGATCAATCTTTTGTTAGAGAATATAATGTTGAAAAGGATAAAAAAAATTTGTTGTGGAATAGCTTTTTAATTCCATTTATTTTTTCAATAATAATAATGTTTGTTTATATATTTTTTTATGAAAGTATTTCTAAATTATTATTTAATTCAATTGAAAGATATATAATAAGAATATTGGCTTTTTCACTGCCTTTTGCCGTTGTTTTTAGATTCAATACGTTGATAATAAGAATGAAAGAAAAGGCAAGGTTATTTTCTTTCATACAAATAACGAACAGACTCATTGGATTAATTTTATTAATAATAATTCTTTTATTTTTTAATAAAAACTTTAAAGGTATTATACAAGCGCAGTTTTACACTTTAATCTTATCTGCAGTCATAACAACTTTTATAAATATAGATGATTGGAAGTATAAATTCAAATTAAATAAAGTATTAGTAAAAAAGATAGTTTTGTTTGGTCTTCCATTAATTCCAACGTCAATAATGATGTGGATATTAAATTCAATGGATAAGATAGCGCTTAGAACGTGGGCAGATTTTAATTCTATTGGTTTATATTCAGCGGCATTTAAGATAGCTGGTATTGTAGGAATAGTTCAGCAGGCCTTTGCAACCTTTTGGGCACCAACCGTGTACAGATGGTATGAAAATAATGTTTCAACAAAAAAGTATGAAATGGTGAGTAATAAATTAAACAGTATTTTAACTACATTATTTGCATTCATTGTTTTATTTAAAAATCAAATAATAATGATTTTATCTCCAGAGTATAAAAGTGCAGCAATAATAGTTCCGTTTTTAATGTTTTATCCAATTATGTATACTTTATCTGAAACAACTCAAATGGGTATAGGTTTTACAAGAAAAACACATTATAATATATTAATAACTATTGTAGCAAGTGGAATGAATGTTGTTGGGAACTTTATTTTAGTTCCAAAGTATGGAGCTGTTGGTGCTTCTGTTTCTACTGGTTTGTCTTATATTGTCTTTTTTTGGTTAAGAACTTTTATTTCAAGATTTTTATGGAAAAAGTTTGATATAAAAAAGCATGCAATATCTATATTTTTAATGATTATTATGGCTTTTTTTTCGGTTATTTACAACAATTTTTTTATTGATTTATTTTTATTTATGATTATTATTGTTTATAATATAAAAGATATTCTTTGGGGTTTTAGTTTGATAAAAGGAATTTTAATAAAAAATAAAAAGTAA
- a CDS encoding AAA family ATPase, with product MKRLPIGQSDFKTIIEEDMYFVDKSLLIKEVIESGNVLLITRPRRFGKTLSQSMMKYFFDITQNNDYLFKNLKIYKEKNIIEKHLNKHPVIYITFKDLKSNNLKKMHDLLAMELSRLYIKHEYVLKVLNKREKAVFNKIMDREALDADYENCIRSLSEYMERYYGKKVIILIDEYDTPIQQAYLHGYYDEIISLIGNLFGMALKDNVYLEKAVLTGITRVSKESIFTGVNNLKVSTVLNELFNDKYGLTKEEVEETLKYYELEYEEDEVIDWYNGYNFGGVEIYNPFSIINLVDEKKIGPYWMNTSGNYLIRKLIKEGTVNIKDSIEKLLNGEKIESKINETMVYGDLHINSNESIWTLFLFSGYLKWIKETKEGYRRYTLAIPNKEVRMFYEDTVLLMFEEENIQLDNILINLINGHIEEFKEDFQKLTMNTLSYFDVSGEEPERFYHGLILGMSVGLKEKYIIKSNRETGLGRADVILIPKDKTDKGIIIEFKKFYKNEKTLLNSAQNGLKQINEKRYEEEIKNYGINDIIKVSIAFDKKEVEIVSNLDKEEENNERKDLEYELKLKSIETAKKLKEMGLTKEQIIQATGLSIEEINILYK from the coding sequence ATGAAACGACTGCCAATAGGACAAAGTGATTTTAAAACTATAATAGAAGAAGATATGTACTTTGTAGATAAAAGTTTGTTAATTAAAGAAGTTATTGAAAGTGGTAATGTTTTATTAATAACAAGGCCAAGAAGGTTTGGGAAAACTCTCAGTCAATCTATGATGAAGTACTTTTTTGATATTACTCAAAATAACGATTACCTCTTTAAAAACTTAAAGATATACAAAGAAAAGAACATAATAGAAAAACATTTGAACAAACATCCTGTTATATACATCACCTTTAAAGATTTAAAGTCTAATAACTTAAAAAAAATGCATGACTTATTAGCTATGGAACTTTCAAGGTTGTATATAAAACATGAATATGTTTTAAAAGTATTAAATAAAAGAGAAAAAGCTGTATTCAATAAAATAATGGATAGAGAAGCTTTAGATGCTGATTATGAAAACTGTATAAGAAGTTTATCTGAATATATGGAAAGATATTATGGTAAAAAGGTAATAATATTAATAGATGAATATGATACTCCCATTCAACAAGCTTATTTACATGGATACTATGATGAAATAATATCTTTAATTGGTAACTTATTTGGAATGGCTTTAAAAGATAACGTATACCTTGAAAAGGCAGTTCTTACTGGTATAACAAGAGTTTCTAAAGAAAGTATCTTTACTGGTGTGAATAACTTAAAGGTTTCTACTGTATTGAATGAACTATTCAATGATAAATATGGATTAACTAAAGAAGAAGTAGAAGAAACATTGAAGTATTATGAACTTGAATATGAAGAAGATGAAGTTATAGATTGGTACAATGGATATAACTTTGGTGGTGTTGAAATTTACAATCCTTTTTCTATAATAAACTTAGTAGATGAAAAAAAGATAGGTCCATACTGGATGAATACGAGTGGAAATTATTTAATAAGAAAGCTAATAAAAGAAGGAACTGTTAATATAAAAGATAGTATAGAAAAACTTTTGAATGGAGAAAAGATTGAAAGTAAAATAAATGAAACTATGGTTTATGGTGATTTGCACATAAATTCAAATGAATCAATATGGACATTATTTTTATTTAGTGGTTACTTAAAGTGGATAAAAGAAACAAAAGAAGGTTATAGAAGATACACACTTGCTATTCCAAACAAAGAAGTAAGAATGTTTTATGAAGATACAGTATTATTAATGTTTGAAGAAGAAAATATACAATTAGATAATATACTAATAAACTTAATAAATGGACATATAGAAGAGTTTAAAGAAGACTTTCAAAAACTAACTATGAACACATTGAGTTACTTTGATGTAAGTGGAGAAGAACCAGAAAGGTTTTATCATGGATTAATACTTGGAATGAGTGTTGGCTTAAAAGAAAAGTACATAATAAAGAGTAATAGAGAAACAGGGCTTGGAAGAGCAGATGTTATTTTAATTCCAAAAGATAAAACAGATAAAGGAATAATAATAGAGTTTAAAAAATTTTATAAAAATGAAAAGACACTATTAAATAGCGCTCAAAATGGATTAAAACAAATAAATGAAAAAAGGTATGAAGAAGAGATAAAAAATTATGGAATAAATGACATAATAAAAGTTTCAATAGCTTTTGATAAAAAAGAGGTTGAAATTGTTAGTAATTTGGATAAAGAAGAAGAAAATAATGAAAGAAAAGATTTAGAGTATGAATTAAAGTTAAAATCTATAGAAACAGCAAAAAAATTAAAAGAAATGGGATTAACAAAAGAACAAATAATTCAAGCAACTGGTTTGTCTATAGAAGAAATAAATATATTGTATAAATAA
- a CDS encoding AAA family ATPase, which yields MKKLPIGKQDLKNIILNEYMYIDKTKYIYELARSDVPIFISRPRRFGKSLTISTLYYLFKGEKELFKRLYIYMINGNGKDIL from the coding sequence GTGAAAAAATTACCCATAGGAAAACAAGATTTAAAAAATATAATATTAAATGAATATATGTATATAGATAAAACAAAATATATTTATGAATTAGCAAGATCAGATGTGCCAATATTTATATCAAGGCCAAGAAGATTTGGAAAGAGTCTAACCATATCAACATTGTATTATTTATTTAAAGGAGAAAAAGAATTATTTAAAAGATTATATATATATATGATAAATGGGAATGGAAAGGATATCCTGTAA